One Tamandua tetradactyla isolate mTamTet1 chromosome 19, mTamTet1.pri, whole genome shotgun sequence genomic region harbors:
- the IDUA gene encoding alpha-L-iduronidase isoform X3, whose protein sequence is MGSPSGHFTDFEDKRQVFEWKDLVWLLARRYMGRYGTAQVSRWNFETWNEPDHHDFDNVSMTTQGFLNYYDACSEGLRAASPVLRLGGPGDSFHPPPRSPLSWSLLGHCHNGTNFFTGEAGVRLDYIALHKKGSGSSSYILEQEEAAVRQIQRLFPQFTATPVHNDEADPLVGWALPQPWRADVTYAAMVVKVIAQHQNLLIANSSSPIRYALLSNDNAFLSYHPHPFAQRTLTARFQVNNTRPPHVQLLRKPVLTAMGLLALLDGEQLWAEVRRAGSVVDGNHTVGVLASTHRPAGPADAWRASVLVYVSDDTRAHANRSVPVTLHLSGVPPVPGLLYVTLLLDNGRCSPHGEWQRLGRPVFPSPQQFRSMRAAEDPVAAAPRPFPAGGRLTLRRDLPLPALLLLHVCARPAPPGQVTRLRALPLTHGQLVLVWSDEHVGSKCLWTYEIQVSQGGAGYAPVSRKASTFNLFVFSPDTANVSGTYRVRAIDYWGRPGPFSKPVEYLEGPAPEPRTTWH, encoded by the exons ATGGGCAGCCCCTCAGGCCACTTCACCGACTTTGAGGATAAGCGGCAGGTGTTCGAGTGGAAGGACCTGGTCTGGCTCCTGGCCAGGAGATACATGG GGCGCTACGGCACCGCACAGGTCTCCAGGTGGAACTTCGAGACCTGGAACGAGCCGGACCACCACGACTTCGACAACGTCTCCATGACCACGCAAG GCTTCCTGAACTACTACGACGCCTGCTCCGAGGGTCTGCGCGCGGCCAGCCCGGTCCTGCGGCTCGGGGGGCCTGGGGACTCCTTCCACCCCCCGCCCCGGTCTCCCCTGAGCTGGAGCCTCCTGGGGCACTGCCACAACGGCACCAACTTCTTCACGGGGGAGGCGGGCGTGCGGCTGGACTACATCGCCCTCCACAAGAAG GGCTCCGGGAGCTCCAGCTACATCCTGGAGCAGGAGGAGGCGGCCGTGCGGCAGATCCAGCGGCTCTTCCCCCAGTTCACCGCCACCCCTGTCCACAACGACGAGGCCGACCCACTGGTGGGCTGGGCCCTGCCGCAGCCGTGGAGGGCGGACGTGACCTACGCAGCCATGGTGGTGAAG GTCATCGCGCAGCACCAGAACCTGTTGATCGCCAACAGCAGCTCTCCGATCCGCTACGCGCTCCTGAGCAACGACAACGCCTTCCTGAGCTACCATCCGCACCCCTTCGCGCAGCGCACGCTCACCGCCCGCTTCCAGGTCAACAACACCCGCCCGCCGCACGTGCAGCTGCTGCGCAAGCCAGTCCTCACCGCCATGGGGCTGCTGGCCCTGCTGG ACGGCGAGCAGCTCTGGGCGGAGGTGAGGCGGGCGGGATCGGTGGTGGACGGCAACCACACGGTGGGCGTCTTGGCCAGCACCCACCGCCCCGCCGGCCCCGCCGACGCCTGGCGCGCCTCGGTGCTGGTCTACGTGAGCGACGACACCCGCGCGCACGCCAACCGCAGCGTCCCTGTGACGCTCCACCTCTCCGGGGTGCCCCCTGTCCCCG GGCTGCTCTACGTGACGCTGCTCCTGGACAATGGGCGCTGCAGTCCTCATGGCGAGTGGCAGCGCCTGGGCCGCCCGGTCTTCCCCTCGCCCCAGCAGTTCCGGAGCATGCGCGCAGCCGAG GACCCGGTGGCCGCGGCCCCGCGCCCCTTCCCCGCGGGCGGCCGCCTGACGCTGCGCCGTGACCTCCCGCTGCCGGCGCTCCTGCTGCTTCACGTGTgcgcgcgccccgccccgccgggCCAG GTGACCCGGCTCCGCGCCCTGCCCCTGACCCACGGGCAGCTGGTTCTGGTCTGGTCGGATGAGCACGTGGGCTCCAA GTGCTTGTGGACGTATGAGATCCAGGTCTCCCAGGGGGGTGCCGGGTACGCCCCCGTTAGCAGGAAAGCATCGACCTTTAACCTCTTTGTGTTCAGCCCAG ACACAGCCAACGTCTCCGGCACCTACCGGGTCCGCGCCATTGACTACTGGGGCCGGCCGGGCCCCTTCTCAAAGCCCGTGGAGTACCTGGAGGGCCCCGCCCCTGAGCCCCGCACCACGTGGCACTGA
- the IDUA gene encoding alpha-L-iduronidase isoform X2 translates to MCPAGTSPAADLTARSPRTQLREAVGQGLSYNFSSLDAYLDLLWENQLLPGFELMGSPSGHFTDFEDKRQVFEWKDLVWLLARRYMGRYGTAQVSRWNFETWNEPDHHDFDNVSMTTQGFLNYYDACSEGLRAASPVLRLGGPGDSFHPPPRSPLSWSLLGHCHNGTNFFTGEAGVRLDYIALHKKGSGSSSYILEQEEAAVRQIQRLFPQFTATPVHNDEADPLVGWALPQPWRADVTYAAMVVKVIAQHQNLLIANSSSPIRYALLSNDNAFLSYHPHPFAQRTLTARFQVNNTRPPHVQLLRKPVLTAMGLLALLDGEQLWAEVRRAGSVVDGNHTVGVLASTHRPAGPADAWRASVLVYVSDDTRAHANRSVPVTLHLSGVPPVPGLLYVTLLLDNGRCSPHGEWQRLGRPVFPSPQQFRSMRAAEDPVAAAPRPFPAGGRLTLRRDLPLPALLLLHVCARPAPPGQVTRLRALPLTHGQLVLVWSDEHVGSKCLWTYEIQVSQGGAGYAPVSRKASTFNLFVFSPDTANVSGTYRVRAIDYWGRPGPFSKPVEYLEGPAPEPRTTWH, encoded by the exons ATGTGCCCCGCAGGGACAAGCCCCGCCGCGGACCTCACTGCACGGTCTCCCCGGACCCAGCTCAG GGAGGCGGTGGGACAGGGCCTGAGCTACAACTTCAGCAGCCTGGATGCGTACCTGGACCTtctctgggagaaccagctcctcCCCG GTTTTGAGCTGATGGGCAGCCCCTCAGGCCACTTCACCGACTTTGAGGATAAGCGGCAGGTGTTCGAGTGGAAGGACCTGGTCTGGCTCCTGGCCAGGAGATACATGG GGCGCTACGGCACCGCACAGGTCTCCAGGTGGAACTTCGAGACCTGGAACGAGCCGGACCACCACGACTTCGACAACGTCTCCATGACCACGCAAG GCTTCCTGAACTACTACGACGCCTGCTCCGAGGGTCTGCGCGCGGCCAGCCCGGTCCTGCGGCTCGGGGGGCCTGGGGACTCCTTCCACCCCCCGCCCCGGTCTCCCCTGAGCTGGAGCCTCCTGGGGCACTGCCACAACGGCACCAACTTCTTCACGGGGGAGGCGGGCGTGCGGCTGGACTACATCGCCCTCCACAAGAAG GGCTCCGGGAGCTCCAGCTACATCCTGGAGCAGGAGGAGGCGGCCGTGCGGCAGATCCAGCGGCTCTTCCCCCAGTTCACCGCCACCCCTGTCCACAACGACGAGGCCGACCCACTGGTGGGCTGGGCCCTGCCGCAGCCGTGGAGGGCGGACGTGACCTACGCAGCCATGGTGGTGAAG GTCATCGCGCAGCACCAGAACCTGTTGATCGCCAACAGCAGCTCTCCGATCCGCTACGCGCTCCTGAGCAACGACAACGCCTTCCTGAGCTACCATCCGCACCCCTTCGCGCAGCGCACGCTCACCGCCCGCTTCCAGGTCAACAACACCCGCCCGCCGCACGTGCAGCTGCTGCGCAAGCCAGTCCTCACCGCCATGGGGCTGCTGGCCCTGCTGG ACGGCGAGCAGCTCTGGGCGGAGGTGAGGCGGGCGGGATCGGTGGTGGACGGCAACCACACGGTGGGCGTCTTGGCCAGCACCCACCGCCCCGCCGGCCCCGCCGACGCCTGGCGCGCCTCGGTGCTGGTCTACGTGAGCGACGACACCCGCGCGCACGCCAACCGCAGCGTCCCTGTGACGCTCCACCTCTCCGGGGTGCCCCCTGTCCCCG GGCTGCTCTACGTGACGCTGCTCCTGGACAATGGGCGCTGCAGTCCTCATGGCGAGTGGCAGCGCCTGGGCCGCCCGGTCTTCCCCTCGCCCCAGCAGTTCCGGAGCATGCGCGCAGCCGAG GACCCGGTGGCCGCGGCCCCGCGCCCCTTCCCCGCGGGCGGCCGCCTGACGCTGCGCCGTGACCTCCCGCTGCCGGCGCTCCTGCTGCTTCACGTGTgcgcgcgccccgccccgccgggCCAG GTGACCCGGCTCCGCGCCCTGCCCCTGACCCACGGGCAGCTGGTTCTGGTCTGGTCGGATGAGCACGTGGGCTCCAA GTGCTTGTGGACGTATGAGATCCAGGTCTCCCAGGGGGGTGCCGGGTACGCCCCCGTTAGCAGGAAAGCATCGACCTTTAACCTCTTTGTGTTCAGCCCAG ACACAGCCAACGTCTCCGGCACCTACCGGGTCCGCGCCATTGACTACTGGGGCCGGCCGGGCCCCTTCTCAAAGCCCGTGGAGTACCTGGAGGGCCCCGCCCCTGAGCCCCGCACCACGTGGCACTGA